One genomic window of Hippopotamus amphibius kiboko isolate mHipAmp2 chromosome 10, mHipAmp2.hap2, whole genome shotgun sequence includes the following:
- the PRDM15 gene encoding PR domain zinc finger protein 15 isoform X4 translates to MTEVEPVATSPDERIMELVLGKLATTPSDASPVPKFPHHQSGTITLKRSLVLSSRHGIRRKLVRQLGEHRRVYQCSICSKVFQNSSNLSRHVRSHGDKLFKCEECAKLFSRKESLKQHVSYKHSRNEVDGEYRYRCGTCEKTFRIQSALEFHNCRTDDKTFQCEMCFRFFSTNSNLSKHKKKHGDKKFACEVCNKMFYRKDVMLDHQRRHLEGVRRVKREDVEAGGSENLVRYRKEPSGCPVCGKVFSCRSNMNKHLLTHGDKKYTCEICGRKFFRVDVLRDHIHVHFKDIALMDDHQREEFIGKIGISSEENDDNSDESADSEPHKYSCKRCQLTFGRGKEYLKHIMEVHKEKGYGCSICHRRFALKATYHAHMVIHRENLPDPNVQKYIHPCEICGRIFNSIGNLERHKLIHTGVKSHACEQCGKSFARKDMLKEHMRVHDNIREYLCAECGKGMKTKHALRHHMKLHKGIKEYECRECHRKFAQKVNMLKHYKRHTGIKDFMCELCGKTFSERNTMETHKLIHTVGKQWTCPVCDKKYVTEYMLQKHVQLTHDKVEAQSCQLCGTKVSTRASMSRHMRRKHPEVLAVRIDDLDHLPETTTIDASSIGIVRPELGLEQEDLADGKHVKAARRTHKRKQKPEEEAGATGPEDAAFSEFSEKEATFSGGVGDETDSAVQSIQQVVVTLGDPHVTTPSSSVGLSNITVTPITTAAGTQFTNLQPVAVGHLAAPERQLQLDSSILTVTFDTVSGSAMLHNRQSDLQVHPQPEASNPQSVAHFINLTTLVNSITPLGSQLGEQHPLTWRAVPQTDVLPPPPPAPAPQAAQPPVPAEQQPQMYSY, encoded by the exons ATGACCGAGGTCGAGCCTGTGGCCACGTCGCCGGACGAGAGGATCATGGAGCTGGTTCTGGGGAAGCTGGCCACCACCCCCAGCGACGCCAGCCCAGTGCCAAA GTTCCCCCACCATCAGAGCGGCACCATCACCCTCAAGCGGAGCCTGGTCCTTTCGAGCCGCCACGGCATCAGGCGGAAGCTGGTCCGGCAGCTGGGGGAGCACAGGCGGGTCTACCAGTGCAGCATCTGCAGCAAGGTCTTCCAGAACAGCAGCAACCTGAGCAGACACGTGCGCTCGCACG GGGACAAGCTGTTTAAATGCGAGGAATGCGCCAAGTTGTTCAGCCGCAAGGAGAGTCTGAAGCAGCACGTCTCTTACAAGCACAGCAGGAACGAG GTCGACGGCGAGTACAGGTACCGGTGCGGCACCTGCGAGAAGACCTTCCGCATCCAGAGCGCGCTGGAGTTTCACAACTGCAGGACAG ACGACAAGACGTTCCAATGTGAGATGtgtttcagattcttctccaccAACAGCAACCTTTCCAAGCACAAGAAGAAGCACGGGGACAAGAAGTTCGCCTGTGAAGTCTGCAACAAGATGTTCTACCGCAAGGACGTCATGCTGGACCACCAGAGGAGGCACCTGGAAG GAGTGCGGCGGGTGAAGAGGGAAGACGTGGAGGCCGGCGGCAGCGAGAACCTGGTGCGCTACAGGAAGGAGCCGTCGGGATGCCCGGTGTGCGGCAAG GTCTTCTCCTGCAGGAGCAACATGAACAAGCACCTGCTGACCCACGGCGACAAGAAGTACACCTGCGAGATCTGCGGGCGCAAGTTCTTCCGCGTGGACGTGCTCAGGGACCACATCCACGTCCACTTCAAG GACATCGCGCTGATGGACGACCACCAGAGGGAGGAGTTCATTGGCAAGATCGGGATCTCCTCGGAGGAAAACGATGACAATTCCGACGAGAGTGCAGACTCGGAGCCTCACAAGTACAGCTGCAAAAGGTGTCAG CTCACCTTCGGCCGCGGGAAGGAGTACCTGAAGCACATCATGGAGGTGCACAAGGAGAAGGGCTACGGCTGCAGCATCTGCCACCGGCGCTTCGCCCTGAAGGCCACCTACCACGCCCACATGGTCATCCACCGCGAGAACCTGCCCGACCCCAACGTGCAGAA GTACATCCACCCGTGTGAGATCTGCGGGCGGATCTTCAACAGCATCGGGAACTTGGAGCGGCACAAGCTCATCCACACAG GTGTGAAAAGCCATGCGTGTGAGCAGTGTGGGAAGTCCTTTGCCAGGAAGGACATGTTGAAGGAGCACATGCGCGTCCATGACAACATCCGCGAGTACCTGTGCGCCGAGTGCGGGAAAG GCATGAAGACCAAGCATGCGCTGCGCCACCACATGAAGCTGCACAAGGGCATCAAGGAGTACGAGTGCAGGGAGTGCCACCGCAAGTTTGCGCAGAAGGTCAACATGCTCAAGCACTACAAGCGGCACACGG GGATTAAAGATTTCATGTGCGAACTGTGCGGGAAAACTTTCAGCGAGAGAAACACGATGGAGACGCACAAGCTCATCCACACAG TGGGCAAGCAGTGGACATGCCCCGTGTGCGACAAGAAGTACGTCACCGAGTACATGCTGCAGAAGCACGTGCAGCTCACCCACGACAAGGTGGAGGCGCAGAGCTGCCAGCTGTGCGGGACCAAGGTGTCcacccgggcctccatgagcagACACATGCGGCGCAAGCACCCCGAG GTCCTGGCCGTGAGGATCGACGACCTGGACCACCTTCCTGAGACCACCACCATCGACGCCTCCTCCATCGGCATTGTCCGG cctgagctgggcctggagcagGAGGATCTGGCCGATGGGAAGCACGTGAAAGCCGCCAGGAGGACTCACAAGAGGAAGCAGAAGCCGGAGGAGGAGGCGGGGGCCACGGGGCCCGAGGACGCCGCCTTCAGCGAGTTCTCGGAGAAGGAGGCCACGTTCTCGGGCGGCGTCGGGGACGAGACCGACTCGGCCGTGCAGAGCATCCAGCAG GTGGTAGTGACGCTAGGCGACCCCCACGTGACCACCCCGTCAAGCTCCGTCGGCCTGAGCAACATCACCGTGACCCCCATCACCACTGCGGCCGGGACCCAGTTTACCAACCTCCAGCCGGTGGCCGTCGGGCACCTGGCCGCCCCCGAACGCCAGCTGCAGCTGGACAGCTCCATCCTGACCGTGACCTTCGACACCGTCAGCGGCTCGGCCATGCTGCACAACCGCCAGAGCGACCTCCAGGTCCACCCCCAGCCAGAAGCCTCGAACCCGCAGTCGGTGGCCCACTTCATCAACCTGACCACGCTGGTCAACTCCATCACGCCCCTGGGAAGCCAGCTGGGTGAGCAGCACCCGCTGACCTGGCGGGCGGTGCCCCAGACGGACGTGCtgccgcccccgccgccggcccccgccccgcagGCCGCCCAGCCCCCGGTGCCGGCTGAGCAGCAGCCGCAGATGTACAGCTATTGA